Proteins encoded in a region of the Rutidosis leptorrhynchoides isolate AG116_Rl617_1_P2 chromosome 9, CSIRO_AGI_Rlap_v1, whole genome shotgun sequence genome:
- the LOC139869168 gene encoding probable leucine-rich repeat receptor-like protein kinase IMK3, producing the protein METIFNQQKTPFFSVKPTPFDHTKTPFITNQKLHHTPCFTIHFRLLLLVSIFTLPIPVTAQLWDGIIVTESDFQALQSFKQELIDPYGFLKSWNDSGYGACSGSWQGIKCAQGQVIVIQLPWRGLGGQITHKIGQFQALRKLSLHDNVIGGSIPKELGFLPNLRGLQLFNNKFTGSIPPTLGSCLLLQTIDLSNNKLMGNIPESLANCSKLYRVNLSFNSLSGSIPVPITKSNSIMFLALQFNNLSGLIPDSWGSVKNGFKVKPLFESLTFDHNFFSGVLPVSLSKLTELKEITFSHNQIIGNVPSEFGRLGKLKSIDFSYNLINGSIPLSFSNLTLLNSLNLGHNNLTGEIPIFLGDKLNLTSFNVSYNDLSGSVPTQLSSKFDSSAFVGNLDLCGYSPSTQCVTSPPPSAAVSPPPNRSENNKLNTKEIILIAAGAVIAVLLLICCILLCCLFKKKGGTEKKDAEGGGGGGVGGSAAAAGKAVAPPQAEAAGEAGGKLVHFEGTMGFTADDLLCATAEIMGKSTYGTVYKATLEDGDQVAVKRLREKITKNQREFEVEVNLLGQIRHPNLLAMRAYYLGPKGEKLLVFDYMPNGSLATFLHARGPETPVDWRLRMQIAKGMARGLLSLHTHHNIIHGNLTSSNVLLDDNINTKIADFGLSRLMTAAANSNVIATAGALGYRAPELSKLKKANTKTDIYSLGVIMLELLTGKSPGEAMNGVDLPQWVASIVKEEWTNEVFDLELMKDASVIGDELLNTLKLALHCVDPTPSARPEVQVVLQQLEEIRPETTTSSGDDGGAGPSMSE; encoded by the exons ATGGAGACCATTTTCAACCAACAAAAGACTCCATTTTTTTCAGTCAAACCAACTCCATTTGACCATACAAAAACTCCCTTTATCACTAACCAAAAATTACACCACACACCCTGTTTCACCATACATTTTCGCCTACTACTACTAGTTAGCATTTTCACATTACCAATTCCTGTTACAGCACAATTATGGGATGGAATCATTGTAACAGAATCAGATTTTCAAGCACTGCAATCATTCAAACAAGAACTAATTGACCCATATGGGTTTTTAAAAAGCTGGAATGATAGTGGTTATGGAGCTTGTTCAGGTAGTTGGCAAGGGATCAAATGTGCACAAGGTCAAGTTATTGTAATTCAGTTACCATGGAGAGGTTTAGGTGGTCAAATCACTCACAAAATTGGTCAATTTCAAGCTTTAAGAAAACTAAGTCTTCATGATAATGTTATTGGTGGTTCAATTCCTAAAGAATTAGGGTTTTTACCAAATCTTAGAGGACTTCAATTGTTTAACAACAAGTTTACAGGTTCTATCCCTCCTACATTGGGTTCATGTTTATTGCTTCAAACCATTGATTTGAGTAATAATAAGTTAATGGGTAATATTCCTGAAAGTCTTGCTAATTGTAGTAAGCTTTATAGGGTCAATTTGAGTTTTAATTCATTGTCTGGTTCTATCCCTGTTCCTATCACAAAATCAAATTCAATCATGTTTCTTGCACTTCAGTTCAACAATTTATCTGGGTTGATTCCAGATTCTTGGGGGAGTGTGAAAAATGGATTCAAAGTCAAACCTTTGTTTGAATCTTTGACTTTTGACCATAATTTCTTCTCTGGGGTCCTACCTGTTTCTTTAAGTAAGTTGACTGAGCTTAAAGAAATAACATTTAGTCACAATCAAATTATTGGCAATGTACCAAGTGAATTTGGTAGACTTGGGAAGCTAAAAAGTATTGATTTTTCTTATAATTTAATCAATGGAAGCATCCCTTTAAGTTTTTCAAATTTGACTCTGTTAAATTCATTGAATTTGGGTCATAACAATCTCACAGGAGAAATCCCAATTTTCTTGGGTGATAAACTCAATCTTACATCATTCAATGTGTCATACAACGATCTTTCTGGTTCAGTCCCAACACAACTTTCTTCGAAATTCGATTCGAGTGCTTTTGTTGGTAATCTTGATTTGTGTGGATACAGTCCTTCGACACAATGTGTCACATCTCCACCGCCTTCTGCCGCTGTATCTCCGCCACCGAACCGTAGTGAAAACAACAAACTAAACACCAAAGAGATCATTCTAATTGCTGCAGGGGCTGTTATAGCAGTTTTACTATTGATATGTTGCATACTCCTTTGTTGTTTGTTCAAGAAAAAGGGAGGGACTGAGAAAAAAGACGCCGAAGGGGGCGGTGGCGGTGGAGTTGGCGGTAGTGCCGCTGCGGCAGGAAAAGCGGTGGCTCCACCGCAAGCGGAGGCGGCCGGAGAGGCGGGTGGGAAACTTGTACATTTTGAAGGTACAATGGGGTTCACAGCTGATGATTTATTGTGTGCAACAGCTGAGATAATGGGGAAAAGTACTTATGGGACAGTTTATAAGGCAACATTAGAAGATGGTGATCAAGTTGCTGTTAAAAGATTAAGAGAAAAGATTACTAAGAATCAAAGGGAGTTTGAGGTTGAAGTAAATTTGCTTGGTCAAATTAGGCATCCTAATTTATTGGCAATGAGAGCTTATTATTTAGGCCCAAAAGGAGAGAAACTTCTTGTTTTTGATTACATGCCCAATGGAAGTCTTGCAACTTTTCTTCATG CTCGAGGACCCGAAACACCGGTAGATTGGCGACTGCGAATGCAAATAGCAAAAGGAATGGCTAGAGGTTTACTTAGCCTCCACACTCATCACAATATAATCCATGGAAACTTAACATCAAGCAATGTTTTGCTAGATGATAACATAAACACAAAAATAGCTGATTTTGGGCTGTCAAGGCTAATGACAGCTGCTGCTAATTCAAACGTGATAGCAACAGCCGGTGCACTTGGGTACCGGGCCCCAGAGCTTTCGAAGCTCAAGAAAGCAAACACGAAAACCGATATCTACAGTTTAGGTGTGATCATGTTAGAACTACTAACTGGGAAATCACCAGGAGAGGCGATGAACGGTGTAGATTTACCGCAATGGGTGGCTTCGATTGTGAAAGAAGAGTGGACTAATGAGGTTTTTGATTTGGAGTTAATGAAAGATGCTTCAGTAATTGGTGATGAGTTATTGAATACTTTGAAACTTGCATTGCATTGTGTTGACCCAACACCCTCGGCCCGGCCCGAAGTTCAAGTGGTTCTTCAGCAGTTGGAGGAAATTAGACCCGAAACCACCACGAGTTcaggtgatgatggtggtgctggacCTTCAATGAGTGAGTGA